AGCGCATGGATATGCCCCACCACTTCATGGCCCGCAATCAGAGGATAGTCAGAGAATCCCCACTCGTTGTCTATCATCGACAGATCCGAATGACAGATACCGCAGTATTCGACTTTAACCTCAACGTCGTCTGGCTGTAGTGCACCAGCGTCATACTCATAAAGTTCCAGATCTGCCCCAGGTTTCAGTGCAGCATAGCTTTTGATTTTTGACATGTTGATGACCTCTGAGAAAGTACCGACTACAGAGTACGCCACCTAGTAAAAAACCGATAGCTGCGCTGCAATATACGACCAAGGCATGATAGATACTGAAGTTAGGCACAGGCTAAAACAGTGAAATAGTCAATAATATCAAGAGGAATCTTGTGATTATCCCATCAAGCCGTTGTCAGCGTTTTTAAAAACGTTACTCATAAGGACTAATTTTTACTGCTAATAACTTTTTTACGCCATTTTCCTGGCGTTATATGAAACCGTCTTATAAATGCCCGATTAAATGTTTGCTGGGAGTCATAGCCATATTTGATCGCGATATCACATATCGAGTTGTTGGCATCTTTAAGCTCCATTGCTGCCAATTCAATTTTTTTCTCTCGTACATGTACAGCAATAGTTTGACCTGTGTTTTCAAGAAATAATCGCTGAAAATACCGTGAAGAGTAGCCAGACTTCTTCGCAACATCTTTAGTTTTAAGTCGTTTTTCAATATTATCATCAATCCAGCGTAGTACGCCTTCTATAAGTTCATTTTTAGAGTGCACAGCTTCCCCCAAGACAATTAAATTATTCAACTGTGAAATAAAAAACTAGCAAACCTATCATTCAACAAGGCTCAGGATAGGTGAATTTAAAATTCGCGCTGGTTTAAATAAAAAAACAAAATAAAGAAAAATTCATTTATTTTGCGTAATAAATTATGCTCATCAAAACAATCAAATTTACTTGATCCATATCAATAATATCTAAAAACCAGAAATAAATATAATAATTCGATTATCCGAACATTAATTAACTTAAATTTCGAAAAGTCGAATCACTCAAGATAATAGATATATCATTAGAGCAATAATTTATAGTTACGTACGAATAAATTATTGACATAAAAAAGCACAGTGATACCTTGACCACAAAACACTAGCACATGAAATCATCAGACATGAATTTTACAGCACTAAAGCCATCCATATACAAATCTATTAACCATGAGATTCATTATGCAATGAGTTTTATTGGTGGAGGAATGGAAATAATTAGCTTTAAATATCTGTACAAAGCGCTTATTGGCTATATGACATCGAATATGATCTTCGGAATTAACTCGCTGGCTGAAGGCGATTTCAACTTTTCTTCCTTCTACCACATTCTCATTATTGTCATATGGATGTTGCTCGGCGCAGGCCATCAAATAATCGCTAACAAATACAACTTCCATGCAAAAAGCGCTATGCATGGATATGCGATAGCAATGACGACAAGCACGTTCATTCTTCTTTTGTTTATATTGATTGGGCAATACATGTTTAGGCATGACCTTCTTGCTGATAGCCCGACACTATCAGTGATGCCACTCGTTACTATTGGATTGCTTTTTATGTATATACAAAATTTTATCATTAGGAATGGTGGAACGGCTTATCCAACAACAACATCCGTTGTCACTACCGTTTATGTACTCATGATAACGCGCCTTGCCGGTTCATTTAATCGCAATAAAACCGCGCTAGAGCGACGAGCCTCATTAAGCGAAGGTACTCACTATGTTATGGTTCTCATTCATTTTTTTGCAGGGGCCTATATCACAATAAAATTAAGTGAATATTATCAATTCGACAGTTTATATCTTGTTTTCTTTGCATTGCTATTTTTAACGTTTAAGGTTTGGAGAGAACATTCTATATTGAAGAATCAATTCGGAAAAAACGTCGCGTCATAAAAACATCATAATAAATAAACATAACAGACTGATTATGCAAACCAGTCTGTTACATAGCAAATTAGCATAATACTT
This is a stretch of genomic DNA from Hafnia alvei. It encodes these proteins:
- a CDS encoding helix-turn-helix domain-containing protein translates to MHSKNELIEGVLRWIDDNIEKRLKTKDVAKKSGYSSRYFQRLFLENTGQTIAVHVREKKIELAAMELKDANNSICDIAIKYGYDSQQTFNRAFIRRFHITPGKWRKKVISSKN
- a CDS encoding DUF1275 family protein, which gives rise to MNFTALKPSIYKSINHEIHYAMSFIGGGMEIISFKYLYKALIGYMTSNMIFGINSLAEGDFNFSSFYHILIIVIWMLLGAGHQIIANKYNFHAKSAMHGYAIAMTTSTFILLLFILIGQYMFRHDLLADSPTLSVMPLVTIGLLFMYIQNFIIRNGGTAYPTTTSVVTTVYVLMITRLAGSFNRNKTALERRASLSEGTHYVMVLIHFFAGAYITIKLSEYYQFDSLYLVFFALLFLTFKVWREHSILKNQFGKNVAS